atacataaaaaatattcaattggtAACATGGAAACATGAAAGAATTGAGAAACAAAAAGACCAACAAATGTTAGTATCTCTAGTTGGATCTCATTCATATACTTTTGATAGGTTCTTATCCTATTTCTAGCACTCCTAAAGACTACACAAATGTTATAATTGAGTGATTATATTGCGATCATCTGTCGAGTCCTAACCCATCCAACAAATCTTGACCCTGTTATAGAGTACAAGATTCCCCATTCTCAGTAGCTAATGCCTATATTCCCTAGTCTGAACTCAAAATCACTGCGACAATTCCGTCCCCTTATACGTTCTCAAGCATTGATTGGAACTTCAGCAACACACATCTTGCTTGTTAGTTGCACTAATCTCTTCGTTTCCTCATCCATTTCTACACCGTCCTTCTTCATCCTTTCTGCTACAATAAGCGGCATTTTACCCGCATTTGCATAGGTTCGCAGAAGAGAGTTGTAGATCTCCGTATTCACATAACCAACGCGACCAAGAGCTGAAAGCAATTTCTCGGCAACGTCAATATCACCAGACTCTTCCACGAGCGCAAGGACTTGTTGCACTAGCTTCTCATCCGGATCCCATTGTCTCACACTGCGAATGGCTCTCTTGAAGCAATCAACAGCTTCTTCAACCTGCTTTTCTTTCAAGTAACCCCAAGTGAGAAGCTCCCAAGTGGTGTAGCCCGGCACTATCTTGCTGTCCACCATACGACTGTAAAAGGTTTTGGCCTTGTCCATTTGTTCGTTGTTGATGTAGGCCGCAAGCAGCAAATTTGGGACCCTCGAATCCTTGGTTGGAGAAACGGACTCCCATTCATCGTACAGCTTCTCAGCCTCTTGAAATTGTTTAAGCTTCAGTAAGGAAGTGATCATGCAAGTGTACTCCACATCGCTCAGCTTGCGGAAAGTAGACTGCATCTTTTTCCATATTCCACGAACATCATTCTTGTTTTCCAGAGCTGTATGTAAACTGATTAGTGACGCATATGCCACTCTAACTTTTCGGGAGACCTTCTTCTCCATATCCTTCAGGGCAGACACTGCTTCTTCCCCGAATGAGTTCTTAATATACATGCTCGCCATTGTGCTGTGCGTCACCCAGTCTGGTTCAATTTTGGCCTCACTTAGCTCACGAAATACCTTTTTGGCCGTTTCAACAGCATCCTGAGAGGCGCAAGCAGCCAGCCAAAGGTTATATGTGACGATATCTGGAGATGTAACCTTCTTCACCTCTTTAATAAGTTTTGGAATCTTCTCCAGTTGTCCTGTGGAAACGTATAGACAGAGCATATGGTTATAGGGAACCGGAGATTTCATGTAATCATTTTCTGACATCTTCTTCATCAATGCCTCAGCCTTTTCCGATTCCTTGCAATGGACATAGGTGTGGAGAAGGGCACTACACGTTATAGGATCTATCATGTTTTCAGGGAGGTCTACAAAAAACTTCTCTGCACTGTTTAAACCCCGAACTTTTGCAACTAAATCCAAGTGGATTGCAAAATCCCCAGACATCAGACTCATATCTTCTTGTGTTCTCATCCATTCACAAACCTACAAACAAGACTAAATATAAGATCATAAATTCCGACCAACGGTTAACTGATTATTGTTTCTAATACGTTGTAAAAACCACCTAAACTACTTAATCAAGAAACTCATGATAAGAATAATTAATTAGCTTATAATCCACTTTTATCACTCATAGTTTTAAGAACTTACAGTAAAAATTTCGAATAAACAaacaacatgaaaataaaatgaCAGCATGTAGCATGAAGCTCAAAGGAAGAAGAGGAACATCCATTACTTCTCCTAAAGTAATAGTTTAATTTCTTCTAAGAAGTAAGAAATTCAGAGATTTGTCAAATATTGAAGTAGCAAACTAGTAAAGGACACAATGTCTTCGCAGAATAAACGATTGAGATAATCGCATAAAAGAAAGCATTTTACTGAATGTTGAACATTAAATATCCTCTGATGATTAAAACATAAGTTGAGACTTGAGAAATGTTAAAAGATTCTTAATGGCAGGCTCTAATAAAACACTCGTCCCAAATTTGAATTGAGTTCAACACTTCGATGTGA
This genomic interval from Salvia splendens isolate huo1 chromosome 13, SspV2, whole genome shotgun sequence contains the following:
- the LOC121762797 gene encoding pentatricopeptide repeat-containing protein At4g02820, mitochondrial-like isoform X1; this encodes MLRRIVPTSVAAAQRFSTKAAVLSAPTQESASNRTKGGGRDTLGRRMFALVYSKRSAVVAIRKWKEEGRLVQKYELNRIVRELRSLKRYKHALEVCEWMRTQEDMSLMSGDFAIHLDLVAKVRGLNSAEKFFVDLPENMIDPITCSALLHTYVHCKESEKAEALMKKMSENDYMKSPVPYNHMLCLYVSTGQLEKIPKLIKEVKKVTSPDIVTYNLWLAACASQDAVETAKKVFRELSEAKIEPDWVTHSTMASMYIKNSFGEEAVSALKDMEKKVSRKVRVAYASLISLHTALENKNDVRGIWKKMQSTFRKLSDVEYTCMITSLLKLKQFQEAEKLYDEWESVSPTKDSRVPNLLLAAYINNEQMDKAKTFYSRMVDSKIVPGYTTWELLTWGYLKEKQVEEAVDCFKRAIRSVRQWDPDEKLVQQVLALVEESGDIDVAEKLLSALGRVGYVNTEIYNSLLRTYANAGKMPLIVAERMKKDGVEMDEETKRLVQLTSKMCVAEVPINA
- the LOC121762797 gene encoding pentatricopeptide repeat-containing protein At4g02820, mitochondrial-like isoform X2, giving the protein MRTQEDMSLMSGDFAIHLDLVAKVRGLNSAEKFFVDLPENMIDPITCSALLHTYVHCKESEKAEALMKKMSENDYMKSPVPYNHMLCLYVSTGQLEKIPKLIKEVKKVTSPDIVTYNLWLAACASQDAVETAKKVFRELSEAKIEPDWVTHSTMASMYIKNSFGEEAVSALKDMEKKVSRKVRVAYASLISLHTALENKNDVRGIWKKMQSTFRKLSDVEYTCMITSLLKLKQFQEAEKLYDEWESVSPTKDSRVPNLLLAAYINNEQMDKAKTFYSRMVDSKIVPGYTTWELLTWGYLKEKQVEEAVDCFKRAIRSVRQWDPDEKLVQQVLALVEESGDIDVAEKLLSALGRVGYVNTEIYNSLLRTYANAGKMPLIVAERMKKDGVEMDEETKRLVQLTSKMCVAEVPINA